From Pseudomonas sp. G.S.17, the proteins below share one genomic window:
- a CDS encoding MFS transporter: MTSATAGQVSPATLRKVIVAAAIGNFVEWFDFAVYGFLATTIAQQFFPSGDASAALLKTFAVFAVAFAFRPLGGIFFGMLGDRIGRKRTLAMTILLMAGATTLIGVLPTYAAVGVMAPILLTLIRCAQGFSAGGEYAGACAYLMEHAPNDKRAWYGSFIPVSTFSAFAAAAVVAYALEASLSAEAMGSWGWRLPFLIAAPLGLVGLYLRWKLDETPAFQAVKEEHAVAHSPLKETLRNHGAAICCLGAFVSLTALSFYMFTTYFATYLQVAGGLSRATALLVSLIALIFAAAICPLAGLYSDRVGRRVTVMSACALLIIVVYPSFLMASSGSFVASIVGVMLLAVGAVLCGVVTAALLSETFPTRTRYTASAITYNMAYTIFGGTAPLMATWLITTTGSNLSPAFYLIAVALLALAGGMALRETSRISLHDIPTGETPGAMGAAA, translated from the coding sequence ATGACCAGTGCAACTGCAGGGCAGGTCAGTCCCGCCACTTTGAGAAAAGTTATTGTTGCCGCCGCCATCGGCAACTTCGTCGAATGGTTCGACTTCGCGGTCTACGGCTTCCTGGCCACCACCATCGCCCAACAGTTTTTCCCCAGCGGCGATGCCAGTGCCGCCTTGTTGAAAACCTTCGCGGTGTTCGCCGTGGCCTTTGCATTTCGGCCTTTGGGCGGGATTTTCTTCGGCATGCTGGGCGACCGGATCGGACGCAAGCGAACCCTGGCGATGACCATTTTGCTGATGGCTGGCGCCACGACCCTGATCGGCGTGTTACCGACCTATGCCGCCGTCGGGGTGATGGCGCCGATTCTCTTGACGCTCATTCGCTGTGCACAAGGTTTCTCGGCGGGCGGTGAGTACGCCGGCGCCTGTGCTTATCTGATGGAACACGCGCCCAACGACAAGCGCGCCTGGTATGGCAGTTTCATTCCCGTTTCGACCTTTTCCGCCTTCGCTGCCGCAGCGGTGGTGGCTTATGCACTGGAAGCATCGCTGTCTGCCGAGGCCATGGGCAGCTGGGGCTGGCGCCTGCCGTTCCTGATCGCCGCGCCATTGGGGCTCGTCGGGCTTTACCTGCGCTGGAAGCTGGACGAAACCCCGGCGTTTCAAGCCGTCAAAGAGGAGCACGCAGTTGCCCACTCGCCTCTTAAGGAAACCCTGCGCAACCACGGCGCGGCGATTTGCTGCCTGGGTGCCTTCGTTTCGTTGACGGCCTTGTCGTTCTATATGTTCACCACTTATTTCGCCACCTACCTGCAAGTGGCCGGCGGCCTGAGTCGTGCCACGGCGCTGCTGGTATCGTTGATCGCCTTGATCTTCGCCGCAGCGATCTGTCCGCTGGCCGGGCTGTATTCGGATCGCGTCGGGCGTCGCGTCACGGTCATGAGCGCCTGCGCGTTGTTGATCATCGTGGTTTATCCATCCTTCCTGATGGCCAGTTCCGGTTCGTTCGTGGCGTCCATTGTCGGCGTCATGCTGCTGGCCGTAGGCGCGGTGTTGTGCGGCGTGGTCACGGCGGCGCTGCTTTCGGAAACCTTTCCAACCCGCACCCGCTATACCGCATCGGCGATCACCTACAACATGGCCTACACCATCTTTGGTGGCACCGCGCCGTTGATGGCGACCTGGTTGATCACGACGACGGGCAGCAACCTTTCGCCAGCGTTTTACCTGATCGCTGTCGCGTTGCTGGCACTGGCGGGCGGGATGGCCTTGCGCGAGACCTCGCGGATTTCCTTGCATGATATTCCGACGGGGGAGACGCCGGGGGCGATGGGCGCTGCGGCGTAG
- a CDS encoding 1-aminocyclopropane-1-carboxylate deaminase, whose protein sequence is MLLKPISWQPHAPLQPLKLPWLDHAGVEVAVLRLDLIDALISGNKWFKLVHHLNAAIQAKTQGVISLGGAHSNHLHALAAAGKRFDFPTVGLLRGHAQQTPTTRDLQAFGMQLHWLGYGGYRARHEADFWLPWLARYPHFYPIPEGGGGLAGASGCAGLLNMARGQLGNLGWDDYHGWWLAAGTGTTLAGLVLAEAGAHPVYGAMAVPDGHGVRENVATISGASCQGSCAQFFADESAPTHTSQTAGSTPAYYLLDASRGGFAKTDPHLLDFIAASEDQSGIPLEPLYTGKALLMLRDEVSAGRFAAGTRLIFIHTGGLQGRRAMGL, encoded by the coding sequence GTGTTGCTCAAACCCATCAGCTGGCAACCCCATGCCCCTCTGCAACCGCTGAAACTGCCCTGGTTAGACCACGCCGGGGTCGAGGTGGCGGTGTTGCGTCTGGACCTGATCGACGCGCTGATCAGCGGCAATAAATGGTTCAAGCTCGTCCATCACCTTAACGCGGCCATTCAGGCCAAGACCCAAGGGGTCATCAGTCTGGGCGGCGCTCATTCCAATCACCTGCACGCACTGGCGGCGGCAGGCAAACGTTTCGATTTTCCCACCGTGGGCTTATTGCGCGGTCATGCGCAGCAGACCCCGACCACGCGGGATTTGCAGGCATTCGGCATGCAGTTGCATTGGTTGGGCTATGGCGGCTATCGGGCGCGGCACGAGGCTGATTTCTGGCTACCCTGGCTGGCGCGCTATCCGCACTTTTATCCGATCCCGGAAGGCGGTGGCGGTTTGGCCGGTGCGTCGGGATGTGCCGGGTTATTGAACATGGCGCGCGGCCAGCTGGGTAATCTGGGTTGGGACGATTATCACGGCTGGTGGCTCGCCGCCGGGACGGGCACCACGCTGGCCGGGCTGGTGCTGGCTGAAGCGGGCGCGCATCCGGTGTATGGCGCCATGGCGGTGCCGGATGGGCATGGGGTGCGGGAGAATGTGGCGACGATCTCCGGCGCATCGTGTCAGGGAAGCTGTGCGCAATTTTTCGCGGATGAATCCGCTCCTACACATACCTCGCAAACCGCAGGTTCCACTCCCGCGTATTACTTGCTCGACGCCAGTCGCGGCGGCTTCGCCAAAACCGATCCGCACCTGCTCGATTTCATCGCTGCCAGCGAAGACCAGAGCGGAATTCCCCTCGAACCGCTGTACACCGGCAAAGCCCTGCTGATGCTGCGCGATGAAGTATCGGCTGGGCGTTTCGCCGCAGGCACGCGTTTGATCTTCATCCACACCGGTGGCCTGCAAGGTCGGCGGGCGATGGGCCTCTAG
- a CDS encoding NADPH-dependent 2,4-dienoyl-CoA reductase, translated as MAAAHYPHLLAPLDLGFTTLRNRTLMGSMHTGLEEKPGGFERMAAYFAERARGGVGLMVTGGIAPNDEGGVYSGAAKLTNAGEAEQHRIVTQAVHEAGGKICLQILHAGRYAYSPKQVAPSAIKAPINPFTPRELDEEGIEKQIQDFVTCSTLAQSAAYDGVEIMGSEGYFINQFLAAHTNHRTDRWGGSYENRMRLAVEIVRRVREAVGPQFIIIFRLSMLDLIEGGSSWEEIVQLAKAIEQAGATIINTGIGWHEARIPTIATKVPRAAFSKVTAKLRGSVGIPLITTNRINTPEIAEQILSEGDADMVSMARPFLADPEFVNKAAAGRADEINTCIGCNQACLDHTFGGKLTTCLVNPRACHETELNYVPTRQIKRIAVIGAGPAGLAAATVAAERGHKVTLFDSASEIGGQFNIAKRVPGKEEFFETLRYFARKLQTTGVEVRLNQRVAVTDLVSAGYDDIILATGIAPRTPAIPGIDNPKVLSYLDVILARKPVGHSVAVIGAGGIGFDVSEFLVHQGVSTSLDREAFWKEWGIDTTLQARGGVAGIKPEPHAPARQVFLLQRKASKVGDGLGKTTGWIHRTGLKNKQVQMLNSVEYLRIDDAGLHIRIGEGEEKLLPVDNIVVCAGQDPLRELYDGLVGAGQSVHLIGGADVAAELDAKRAIDQGSRLAAGL; from the coding sequence ATGGCCGCCGCTCACTACCCGCACCTGTTGGCCCCGCTGGATCTGGGTTTCACCACGCTGCGCAACCGCACGTTGATGGGCTCCATGCACACTGGCCTGGAAGAGAAGCCCGGTGGTTTCGAGCGCATGGCGGCGTACTTTGCCGAGCGTGCCCGTGGCGGTGTCGGCCTGATGGTCACCGGCGGTATCGCGCCCAACGATGAAGGCGGGGTGTATTCCGGCGCCGCGAAGCTGACCAATGCCGGGGAAGCGGAACAGCATCGCATCGTCACCCAGGCCGTGCATGAAGCGGGCGGCAAGATCTGCCTGCAAATCCTGCATGCCGGGCGTTATGCCTACAGCCCCAAACAAGTCGCGCCAAGCGCAATCAAAGCGCCGATCAACCCGTTCACGCCCCGGGAGCTGGATGAAGAAGGCATTGAGAAACAGATTCAGGATTTCGTGACCTGCTCGACCCTGGCCCAGAGCGCCGCCTACGACGGCGTCGAAATCATGGGTTCGGAAGGCTACTTCATCAACCAGTTCCTCGCCGCCCACACCAACCATCGCACTGATCGCTGGGGCGGCAGCTACGAAAACCGTATGCGCCTGGCCGTGGAAATCGTCCGTCGGGTGCGCGAGGCGGTCGGCCCGCAATTCATCATTATTTTCCGCCTGTCGATGCTGGATCTGATCGAAGGCGGCAGCAGTTGGGAAGAAATCGTCCAGCTGGCCAAGGCTATCGAACAGGCCGGTGCGACCATCATCAACACCGGGATCGGCTGGCATGAAGCGCGGATTCCGACCATTGCCACCAAAGTGCCGCGTGCGGCCTTCAGCAAAGTCACGGCCAAACTGCGCGGTTCGGTGGGCATCCCGCTGATTACCACCAACCGGATCAACACCCCGGAAATCGCCGAGCAGATTCTCAGCGAAGGCGACGCCGACATGGTGTCCATGGCCCGACCGTTCCTCGCCGATCCAGAGTTCGTCAACAAAGCCGCTGCCGGTCGCGCTGATGAAATCAATACCTGCATCGGCTGCAACCAAGCGTGTCTGGACCACACTTTCGGCGGCAAGCTGACTACCTGTCTGGTCAACCCGCGCGCCTGTCACGAAACCGAACTCAACTACGTGCCCACCCGGCAGATCAAGCGCATTGCGGTGATCGGCGCCGGACCTGCCGGTCTGGCGGCGGCCACGGTGGCCGCCGAGCGGGGACACAAGGTCACGCTGTTCGATTCGGCGAGCGAGATCGGCGGCCAGTTCAACATTGCCAAGCGCGTGCCGGGCAAGGAAGAATTTTTCGAAACCTTGCGCTATTTCGCTCGCAAGTTGCAGACCACCGGCGTCGAAGTGCGCCTGAATCAGCGGGTTGCCGTGACGGATCTGGTCAGCGCGGGTTACGACGACATCATCCTCGCCACTGGTATTGCGCCGCGCACGCCAGCCATTCCCGGCATCGACAACCCGAAGGTGCTGAGTTACCTGGACGTGATCCTGGCGCGCAAGCCTGTAGGGCATAGCGTGGCGGTGATTGGCGCAGGCGGCATTGGTTTCGATGTGTCGGAATTCCTGGTCCATCAAGGTGTTTCGACGAGCCTGGATCGCGAGGCGTTCTGGAAGGAATGGGGCATCGACACCACCCTGCAAGCCCGTGGTGGCGTGGCGGGCATCAAGCCCGAGCCTCATGCACCGGCGCGGCAGGTGTTTCTGTTGCAGCGCAAGGCTTCCAAGGTCGGCGATGGTTTGGGCAAGACCACCGGCTGGATTCATCGCACCGGCCTGAAAAACAAACAGGTGCAGATGCTCAACAGCGTTGAATACCTGCGCATCGACGACGCCGGCCTGCACATCCGCATCGGCGAAGGCGAAGAGAAATTGCTGCCGGTGGATAACATCGTGGTCTGCGCCGGCCAAGACCCACTGCGGGAGTTGTACGACGGGCTGGTGGGCGCGGGCCAGTCGGTGCATCTGATCGGCGGCGCGGACGTAGCGGCAGAACTGGATGCCAAGCGGGCGATTGATCAAGGCTCGCGATTGGCGGCGGGGTTGTAA
- a CDS encoding carbon-nitrogen hydrolase family protein, giving the protein MRTFFAVFIAALLLIALTGYGIWTEQRPVGHYLSDLRIQLAVDDGQPGERGNLLGVQAELFPADYQSIDRLHRKLAAYLEQARDKGLISSKTIVVLPEHVGTWLFASGEKNQLYQATTIDDAMTWLSVSNPLKFVAAMLGATGENRLNDAHLRMKAASMAKDYQTLFGGLAKEFGVTLVAGSIVLPEPRVVDGKLEVGSGPLFNSSLAFGSDGLPLGQPQRQLYPASYQRGYIQSAADAPLNVIDTPAGRLGILIGIDSWYPRNYSRLNDGGAELIAVPAFVVGNGGWLKPWRGEQRADLTPPVDMPTGSLSEGEAWQRLTLTSKLPGSSARAGVSVFMRGQFWDQGSAGHSFASRNGLKIVEPSLDDKTGHGARLINVWL; this is encoded by the coding sequence ATGCGAACATTTTTTGCTGTTTTCATTGCCGCGCTGCTGCTGATCGCCCTGACCGGTTACGGGATCTGGACCGAACAGCGGCCGGTGGGCCATTACCTGTCCGACCTGCGCATCCAATTGGCAGTCGATGACGGGCAACCCGGCGAGCGCGGCAACCTGCTGGGCGTGCAGGCGGAACTGTTTCCCGCCGACTACCAAAGCATCGACCGTCTGCACCGCAAACTGGCTGCCTATCTGGAGCAGGCGCGGGACAAAGGCCTGATCAGCAGCAAGACCATCGTTGTGCTGCCCGAACATGTCGGCACCTGGCTGTTTGCCAGCGGCGAAAAAAATCAGCTGTATCAAGCCACCACCATCGATGACGCCATGACCTGGCTGTCGGTGAGCAATCCGCTGAAATTCGTGGCCGCCATGCTCGGCGCCACTGGCGAGAACCGCCTGAACGACGCACACCTGCGCATGAAAGCCGCCAGCATGGCCAAGGATTACCAGACGTTGTTCGGCGGGCTGGCCAAGGAATTCGGCGTGACCCTGGTCGCCGGTTCCATTGTGCTGCCGGAACCCCGTGTGGTTGACGGCAAACTGGAAGTCGGCAGCGGCCCGCTGTTCAACAGCAGCCTGGCGTTTGGCAGCGATGGCTTGCCTCTCGGTCAGCCGCAGCGACAGTTGTATCCGGCCAGTTATCAGCGCGGTTACATCCAGTCCGCCGCCGACGCACCGCTCAACGTAATCGATACCCCGGCTGGACGATTGGGCATCCTGATCGGCATCGACAGCTGGTATCCGCGTAACTACAGCCGCTTGAACGACGGCGGCGCGGAGTTGATCGCCGTGCCCGCATTCGTGGTCGGCAACGGCGGCTGGCTCAAACCCTGGCGCGGCGAGCAACGCGCCGACCTCACCCCTCCCGTCGATATGCCGACTGGCAGCCTCAGCGAAGGCGAAGCCTGGCAGCGCCTGACGTTGACCAGCAAGCTGCCCGGCAGCTCGGCCCGCGCCGGGGTTAGCGTGTTCATGCGTGGTCAGTTCTGGGACCAGGGCAGCGCGGGGCACAGTTTCGCCAGCCGCAACGGCCTGAAGATCGTCGAGCCTTCGCTGGACGACAAGACCGGCCATGGCGCGCGCCTGATCAACGTCTGGCTCTGA
- a CDS encoding AraC family transcriptional regulator, with translation MNPSPMRLGDLSVGFVHSLSDAVRSFGCDPAPLLEQYGLDAARLGEACARLSIPRYMRLGHAAIQLTGQPGLGLRMGRLSRINQCGLAGVTAAQAPTVREAVRTLIRFEALYGSNYRGHSSFHEDAQGAWLRFYSISPYNAYNRFVVDSIFAGWVQQLSTLAGTSIRAQRIEIEFDAPQYAADYAALSENPVTFAADSNQLLLDQDVLALRNPEHCPSTWRHLLQLCEKELEQLTRTRSLRERITRLLGPLLNGGREPDLEEVAARLKLPTWTLRRKLAEEGTRFRTILNDTRRDLAMTYIRDTELAFGEIAYLLGFASAEAFQRAFKRWNGQTPGEFRRSQRHIA, from the coding sequence ATGAATCCGTCGCCGATGCGTCTGGGAGATTTGTCCGTCGGGTTTGTTCACAGCCTGAGCGATGCGGTGCGCAGCTTCGGTTGCGATCCTGCCCCGCTGCTGGAGCAATACGGCCTGGACGCCGCACGCCTGGGCGAAGCCTGCGCCCGCCTGTCGATTCCGCGCTACATGCGCCTGGGCCATGCCGCCATTCAGCTCACCGGCCAGCCGGGGCTGGGTTTGCGCATGGGCCGGTTAAGCCGGATCAACCAATGCGGCCTGGCGGGCGTGACTGCCGCACAAGCGCCCACGGTGCGTGAGGCAGTGCGCACGCTGATCCGTTTTGAAGCGCTGTACGGCTCCAATTACCGGGGCCATTCGAGTTTCCATGAAGACGCTCAAGGCGCATGGCTGCGTTTTTACTCCATCAGCCCGTACAACGCTTACAACCGCTTCGTGGTGGATTCGATATTCGCCGGTTGGGTGCAACAACTCTCGACGCTGGCCGGGACATCGATTCGCGCGCAGCGCATTGAGATCGAATTCGATGCGCCGCAGTACGCGGCGGACTATGCAGCGCTGAGTGAAAATCCGGTGACCTTTGCCGCAGATTCCAATCAATTGCTGCTGGATCAAGACGTGCTGGCGTTGCGCAATCCCGAGCACTGCCCGAGCACCTGGCGGCACTTGCTGCAACTGTGTGAAAAGGAACTGGAGCAACTGACCCGCACCCGCAGCCTGCGTGAACGCATCACGCGTTTGCTCGGACCGCTGTTGAATGGCGGCAGGGAACCTGATCTTGAAGAGGTTGCCGCACGGTTGAAGCTGCCGACCTGGACGTTGCGCCGCAAGCTGGCGGAAGAAGGTACGCGCTTTCGCACTATCCTGAATGACACGCGACGCGACCTGGCAATGACGTATATACGCGACACTGAACTGGCGTTCGGCGAAATTGCCTATCTGCTGGGTTTCGCGTCGGCCGAAGCCTTTCAACGCGCCTTCAAGCGCTGGAACGGCCAGACTCCTGGGGAGTTCCGCCGCAGCCAACGTCATATCGCCTGA